Proteins encoded in a region of the Nicotiana tomentosiformis chromosome 9, ASM39032v3, whole genome shotgun sequence genome:
- the LOC138899049 gene encoding uncharacterized protein, with translation MRERTGLQEWRRVNRNKKPRDDDLKEIKDMLKQDVVIRNLEAHVRQLVVAFYAQPADIVDSSQKELVLDVKIEVLSEEDRLEHQQSIEPDFEDVDVVEEILESTKEVEDINLVDSSVIGVEDVENLEVHVFERVGPHSKHFSTLCLDGEIVMDLYEHKKQSKEEVDEPYILKFSRSSRQGLGKDSVMRHLSGEEETSIPAPKPMKDKKRKKTSPSEDPEPKEKKARKPRNNIIPPTKESIRRLREEDKEEEEDDSRLTEERNALNLLGKQKEEQIKDLRAELATAHKDQTDLIEQVMKILKAHGLDSRTMANISITQLQQKIERFRDEVDMIKAESLGWKEGMDRFDTEKETARAQLSSVESQLQGMKDKSLTQARKIEELEAQWASELAKAKSEAEKAKAEAEAIVAVY, from the exons ATGCGGGAGAGAACGGGGTTGCAAGAGTGGAGAAGAG ttaataggaacaaaaaACCTAGGGATGatgacctgaaagagatcaaggatatgctaaA GCAAGATGTTGTTATTCGCAACCTGGAGGCACACGTGCGTCAATTAGTTGTAGCATTTTATGCTCAACCAGCTGATATTGTGGATAGCAGCCAAAAGGAGCTTGTATTAGATGTAAAAATTGAGGTGCTAAGCGAGGAGGACAGATtagaacaccaacaatcaatTGAACCAGATTTTGAGGATGTcgatgttgtagaagagatactagagtcaaccaaggaAGTTGAGGATAtaaatttagttgactctagcgtgattggtgttgaggacgtcgaaaatcttgaagttcatgtaTTTGAGCGCGTTGGACCTCATTCCAAACACTTCTCTACATTATGTTTAGACGGTGAAATAGTAATGGATCTTTACGAGCATAAAAAGCAGTCCAAGGAAGAGGTAGATGAgccttatattttgaaattttcaaggTCGTCTAGGCAAG GCCTTGGCAAAGATTCTGTTATGAGGCacctatctggtgaggaggagacttcgatcccggcaccgaaaccgatgaaggacaaaaagagaaaaaagacctcaccctccgaggatccagaacctaagGAGAAGAAGGCTCGTAAGCCTAGGAACAACATCATCCCCCCGACCAAAGAGTCTATTCGGCGTCTAAGGGAGGaggacaaagaagaggaagaagacgacTCCAG GCTTACCGAGGAGAGGAATGCCCTCAATCTTCTCGGTAAGCAAAAAGAAGAAcagatcaaggacctccgagccgaatTGGCCACGGCTCacaaagatcagaccgacctgatcgagcaggtaatgaaaattttaaaagctcatgggctcgattcgagAACGATGGCTAACATTTCGATCACACAGTTGCAGCAGAAGATCGAGCGGTTCCGCGATGAGGTAGATAtgataaaggcggagtccttggggtggaaagaaggcatGGATCGCTTTGatacagaaaaagagactgctcgagcccaattatcatcggtcgaAAGTCAGCTTCAAGGTATGAAGGACAAGAGCTTAACTCaagcaaggaaaatagaggagctcgaggctcagtgggcttccgaacttgccaaggccaaatctgaagccgaaaaggcaaaggccgaggcggaagcgatcgtggccgtctactga